A region from the Beduinella massiliensis genome encodes:
- a CDS encoding sodium ion-translocating decarboxylase subunit beta, whose product MGLVKDSGLYALFTQYWKNGIMILVSCVLLYLAIVKKFEPLLLLPIAFGMLLTNLPLGGVFDEPQMEILSNAMYHGKAGVPIYNGETLVGYQYVKQSGGLLYYLYQGVKLGIYPPLIFLGVGAMTDFGPLIANPKSLLLGAAAQLGIFMTFIFALLLGFSPAEAGSIGIIGGADGPTAIFVTSKLAPSLLGPIAVAAYSYMALVPVIQPPIMKALTTKEERGIVMEQLRPVSKTEKIIFPIVVTILVSLLLPSAAPLIGMLMLGNLLKESLVADRLSKTAQNELMNIVTIFLGVTVGATAKADTFLTAQTIKIIVMGVVAFSCGTAGGVLLGKVMCKLSGGKINPLIGSAGVSAVPMAARVSQTVGQQENPGNFLLMHAMGPNVAGVIGSAVAAGVFISMFSK is encoded by the coding sequence ATGGGCCTGGTCAAGGACTCCGGCCTTTACGCCCTCTTCACGCAATATTGGAAGAACGGCATCATGATCCTCGTCTCCTGCGTGCTGCTGTATCTGGCTATCGTCAAGAAGTTCGAGCCCCTGCTGCTGCTGCCGATCGCGTTCGGCATGCTGCTGACGAACCTGCCGCTGGGCGGCGTGTTCGACGAGCCGCAGATGGAGATTCTCTCCAACGCGATGTATCACGGCAAGGCAGGCGTGCCGATCTACAACGGCGAAACGCTGGTGGGCTATCAGTACGTCAAGCAGTCCGGCGGATTGCTCTACTACCTCTATCAGGGCGTCAAGCTTGGCATCTATCCGCCGCTCATCTTCCTGGGCGTCGGCGCGATGACGGACTTCGGCCCGCTGATCGCCAACCCGAAGAGCCTGCTGCTGGGCGCCGCCGCGCAGCTGGGCATCTTCATGACCTTCATCTTCGCGCTGCTGCTGGGCTTCTCGCCCGCTGAGGCCGGTTCCATCGGCATCATCGGCGGCGCGGACGGCCCGACGGCCATCTTCGTCACCTCCAAGCTCGCTCCGAGTCTGCTGGGTCCGATTGCGGTCGCGGCCTACTCGTACATGGCGCTGGTTCCGGTCATTCAGCCGCCGATCATGAAGGCGCTCACGACCAAGGAAGAACGCGGCATCGTCATGGAGCAGCTGCGCCCGGTTTCCAAGACCGAGAAGATCATCTTCCCGATCGTCGTCACCATCCTCGTCTCGCTGCTGCTGCCCTCTGCGGCGCCGCTGATCGGCATGCTGATGCTGGGCAACCTGCTCAAGGAGTCCCTGGTGGCGGACCGCCTATCCAAGACGGCGCAGAACGAGCTGATGAACATCGTCACGATCTTCCTGGGCGTCACGGTCGGTGCGACGGCCAAGGCCGATACCTTCCTGACCGCGCAGACGATCAAGATCATCGTGATGGGCGTCGTCGCCTTCAGCTGCGGTACGGCGGGCGGCGTGCTGCTGGGCAAGGTCATGTGCAAGCTCTCCGGCGGCAAGATCAATCCGCTGATCGGCTCGGCGGGCGTGTCGGCCGTCCCGATGGCCGCGCGCGTCTCGCAGACCGTCGGTCAGCAGGAGAATCCCGGCAACTTCCTGCTCATGCACGCCATGGGTCCCAACGTCGCAGGCGTCATCGGCTCCGCCGTCGCCGCGGGCGTATTTATCTCGATGTTCTCGAAATAA
- a CDS encoding oxaloacetate decarboxylase subunit alpha, whose translation MGKVLITDTILRDAHQSQAATRMRTDEMLPVADKLDKIGYYSLECWGGATYDACMRFLNEDPWERLRKLRKAMPNTKLQMLLRGQNILGYKHYADDMVDLFVKKAIENGIDIIRTFDALNDLRNMEQAVKATKKYGGIAEVAISYTISPVHNREYFVKLAKDIEAMGADTICIKDMANLLLPYEAYELVKALKANSKLPIHLHTHNTAGTGMMTILKAIEAGCDIVDTALSPLAGGTSQPATESLCAALKGTEYDPQLNVDLMNECAVHFRDVATRLEKDGFLDPGKVLRVDANTLKYQVPGGMLSNLIGQLKQANAMDKFYDVLAEVPRVREDFGYPPLVTPTSQIVGTQAVMNILGGERYKMVTKESKALLRGEYGRLPAPVNEEVRKKCIGDDKVITCRPADNIPPELEKYREEVREYYEQEEDVLTMAMFPQVAPKFFQYRQAQKYKVDSTMLNAEDKTMPV comes from the coding sequence ATGGGCAAGGTGCTTATCACCGATACCATTCTGCGCGACGCGCACCAGTCTCAGGCCGCTACGCGCATGCGCACGGACGAGATGCTGCCCGTCGCGGACAAGCTAGACAAGATCGGCTATTACTCTCTGGAGTGCTGGGGCGGCGCGACCTACGACGCCTGCATGCGCTTCCTGAACGAGGATCCGTGGGAGCGCCTGCGCAAGCTGCGCAAGGCGATGCCCAACACCAAGCTGCAGATGCTGCTGCGCGGCCAGAACATTCTGGGCTACAAGCACTATGCGGACGACATGGTGGATCTGTTCGTCAAAAAGGCGATCGAGAACGGCATCGACATCATCCGTACCTTCGACGCGCTGAACGACCTGCGCAACATGGAGCAGGCGGTCAAGGCCACGAAGAAGTACGGCGGCATCGCGGAGGTCGCGATCAGCTACACCATCAGCCCGGTGCACAACCGCGAGTATTTTGTGAAGCTGGCCAAGGATATCGAAGCCATGGGCGCGGATACCATCTGCATCAAGGACATGGCCAACCTGCTCCTGCCCTACGAAGCGTATGAACTGGTGAAGGCGCTGAAGGCGAATTCCAAGCTGCCGATTCACCTGCACACGCACAACACGGCGGGCACCGGCATGATGACCATCCTCAAGGCCATCGAGGCGGGCTGCGACATCGTGGATACCGCGCTCTCCCCGCTCGCCGGCGGCACCAGCCAGCCCGCGACGGAATCCCTCTGCGCGGCGCTCAAGGGCACGGAGTACGATCCGCAGCTCAACGTCGACCTGATGAACGAGTGCGCCGTGCACTTCCGCGACGTGGCGACCCGTCTGGAGAAGGACGGCTTCCTCGATCCGGGCAAGGTGCTGCGCGTGGACGCGAACACCCTCAAGTATCAGGTGCCGGGCGGCATGCTCTCCAACCTGATCGGCCAGCTCAAGCAAGCCAACGCCATGGATAAGTTCTACGACGTGCTGGCAGAGGTGCCGCGCGTGCGCGAGGACTTCGGCTACCCGCCGCTGGTCACCCCGACCAGCCAGATCGTCGGCACGCAGGCCGTCATGAACATCCTGGGCGGCGAGCGCTATAAGATGGTCACCAAGGAGTCCAAGGCCCTGCTTCGCGGCGAGTACGGCCGCCTTCCCGCGCCGGTAAACGAAGAGGTGCGCAAGAAGTGCATCGGGGACGACAAGGTCATCACCTGCCGTCCGGCCGACAACATCCCGCCGGAGCTCGAAAAGTACCGCGAAGAAGTGCGCGAGTACTACGAGCAGGAAGAGGACGTGCTGACCATGGCGATGTTCCCGCAGGTCGCGCCGAAGTTCTTCCAGTACCGTCAGGCGCAGAAGTACAAGGTTGACTCCACGATGCTGAACGCCGAAGACAAGACCATGCCGGTGTAA
- a CDS encoding helix-turn-helix domain-containing protein: MKYDAVTLGNAIRRLRRERGLSQEVLSGLACIARSHLAMIETGAKAANVETLAKIADALGLPLSAFFLQVEQEGNARSTDA; this comes from the coding sequence ATGAAGTACGACGCGGTAACCCTTGGAAACGCCATCCGCCGGTTGCGCAGGGAACGCGGCCTGTCGCAGGAGGTTTTGAGCGGCCTGGCCTGCATCGCGCGAAGTCACCTGGCGATGATCGAAACCGGGGCCAAGGCCGCCAACGTCGAAACGCTAGCCAAGATCGCAGATGCGCTCGGTCTGCCGCTCAGCGCCTTTTTTCTGCAAGTCGAACAGGAAGGAAACGCCCGCTCCACGGACGCGTGA
- a CDS encoding ECF transporter S component, translating to MYNRTNRHSVAALTTTALLTALMLVLSYTPLGFIPIGAISITIVHLPVLIGLMVQGLPTGLFLGTLFGVISLLRSLTPTGLLDPFFVNPLISVLPRALIPLAAWGVYRLAMKALAGRKGAQHAAVAAGALCGSIVNTAGVLGMLYLLYGGSIAEAMGIAQGAAGGVLLTIAVTNGVPEAIVSMVLTPAVALAVNRAMHAGTRHNTRRMRAA from the coding sequence ATGTATAACAGGACAAACAGGCATTCCGTCGCTGCGCTCACCACGACTGCGCTGCTCACGGCGCTGATGCTCGTGCTGAGCTACACGCCGCTGGGTTTCATCCCGATCGGCGCGATTTCTATCACCATCGTGCACCTGCCCGTGCTGATCGGGCTGATGGTACAGGGGTTGCCCACGGGCCTTTTTCTGGGGACGTTGTTCGGCGTCATCAGCCTCCTGCGGTCGCTGACGCCCACGGGCCTGCTCGATCCCTTTTTTGTCAACCCGCTGATCTCGGTGCTGCCGCGCGCGCTCATTCCGCTGGCGGCTTGGGGCGTTTACCGTCTCGCGATGAAGGCACTGGCAGGTCGAAAGGGTGCGCAGCATGCGGCGGTGGCCGCGGGTGCGCTGTGCGGCTCGATTGTCAATACGGCGGGCGTGCTGGGGATGCTCTACCTATTGTACGGCGGTTCCATCGCGGAAGCGATGGGCATCGCGCAGGGCGCGGCCGGCGGCGTGCTGCTTACCATCGCCGTGACGAACGGCGTGCCGGAGGCCATCGTCTCCATGGTGCTGACGCCGGCGGTGGCGCTCGCGGTCAACCGGGCGATGCACGCTGGTACGAGGCACAATACGAGGCGGATGCGCGCCGCCTGA
- a CDS encoding type III pantothenate kinase: MILTLDIGNTNIKAALFDGETMRGSWRISTNHTYTADEYGLTLEGLMRHDGFGLSDITGIMVSSVVPTINFTIEHMCRSYIGVEPKFLAPGVKTGLNIKYENPRELGSDRIANAVAASALYGGPCIVIDFGSATNYGAISEKGDFLGGAISPGIKMSAEALYTGTAKLPRIELVCPQSIIARTTVTNIQAGVIHGYVGSVEHIVRTMRREMGCPNARVIATGGMARIVAAESDIIDVIDSTLTLKGIRIIYERNQAL; this comes from the coding sequence ATGATTTTGACGCTGGACATCGGCAACACGAACATCAAAGCCGCGCTGTTTGACGGCGAGACGATGCGCGGGTCGTGGCGCATATCGACCAACCATACCTATACGGCGGACGAATACGGCCTCACGCTCGAGGGCCTGATGCGCCACGACGGCTTCGGTCTGTCGGACATCACGGGCATCATGGTCTCGTCCGTCGTGCCGACGATCAATTTTACCATCGAGCACATGTGCCGCAGCTACATCGGCGTTGAGCCCAAATTCCTCGCGCCGGGCGTGAAGACGGGCCTGAATATCAAGTACGAAAACCCGCGCGAGCTGGGCAGCGACCGCATCGCCAACGCGGTCGCCGCCAGCGCGCTGTACGGCGGTCCCTGTATCGTCATCGACTTCGGGTCGGCGACGAACTACGGCGCGATCTCCGAAAAGGGGGATTTCCTGGGCGGCGCGATTTCGCCGGGCATCAAGATGTCGGCAGAGGCGCTCTACACCGGCACGGCCAAGCTGCCGCGCATTGAGCTGGTCTGCCCGCAGAGCATCATCGCCCGAACGACGGTGACGAACATTCAGGCGGGCGTGATCCACGGCTACGTCGGTTCGGTGGAGCACATCGTGCGCACGATGCGCCGGGAAATGGGCTGCCCGAATGCGCGCGTAATCGCGACGGGCGGCATGGCGCGCATCGTCGCGGCGGAGTCGGACATCATCGACGTGATCGACTCGACGCTCACGCTGAAGGGCATTCGAATCATCTACGAGCGCAATCAGGCATTGTGA
- a CDS encoding homoserine dehydrogenase, protein MKQVNIGFLGCGNIGGGVWRLLREFEAEIARREQLAFRVRRVLVRDVSKARGGNIPREILTDSPEDVLADPEIQIVMEFMGGEEPAASYIERALLAGKTVVTANKMALSTHWAELNAAAQKTGAGLYFEASVCGAIPVIRALTDSLQANRVEGLMGIINGTTNYILTRMAREGSAFEDVLYDAQRLGLAEPDPTADVEGYDAAYKLSILSSLAFHAHVPVEKVFREGITRVTPLDIACGQEMGLTLKLLAVAKRSGDRVEARVHPTFVPSTHPLASVSDAFNAVFLKGHACGEMMFYGRGAGDMPTASALVSDLIKAASAPRHKLPEFFGGADGVSVDSDWSSVYFIRMRAQDKPGVLAKVAGCMAGHDVGIASMVQKGEPDAEGRVQLVFVTHSAHERAVRAALAEVERSGETSVRSVIRVEGIE, encoded by the coding sequence ATGAAACAGGTGAACATCGGCTTTCTGGGCTGCGGCAACATTGGCGGGGGCGTGTGGAGGCTGCTGCGCGAGTTCGAGGCGGAGATCGCCCGGCGCGAGCAGCTTGCCTTTCGGGTGCGCCGCGTGTTGGTGCGCGACGTGAGCAAGGCGCGCGGGGGCAATATCCCGCGGGAAATCCTGACGGACAGTCCGGAGGACGTGCTCGCGGATCCGGAAATTCAAATCGTGATGGAGTTCATGGGCGGCGAAGAGCCTGCCGCCTCCTATATTGAGCGCGCGCTGCTGGCGGGAAAGACGGTGGTGACGGCCAACAAGATGGCGCTTTCCACCCACTGGGCGGAGCTGAACGCAGCGGCACAGAAGACCGGCGCTGGCCTCTACTTCGAGGCCAGCGTCTGCGGAGCGATTCCGGTCATACGCGCGCTCACGGATTCCCTGCAGGCCAACCGCGTGGAGGGCCTGATGGGCATCATCAACGGCACGACGAACTACATCCTCACGCGCATGGCGCGGGAGGGGAGCGCCTTTGAGGACGTGCTCTACGACGCGCAGCGCCTGGGCCTGGCGGAGCCTGATCCCACGGCGGACGTGGAGGGATACGACGCGGCCTACAAGCTGTCGATCCTCTCCTCCCTGGCATTCCATGCGCACGTGCCGGTAGAGAAGGTCTTTCGCGAGGGCATCACCCGCGTGACGCCGCTGGACATCGCCTGCGGCCAGGAGATGGGCCTTACCCTCAAGCTGCTCGCCGTCGCCAAGCGCAGCGGCGACCGGGTGGAGGCGCGGGTACACCCGACCTTCGTGCCCAGCACGCACCCGCTGGCCTCGGTGTCAGATGCGTTCAACGCGGTCTTCCTCAAGGGACACGCTTGCGGCGAGATGATGTTTTACGGACGCGGGGCGGGCGACATGCCCACGGCCAGCGCGCTCGTCTCCGACCTCATCAAGGCGGCAAGTGCGCCGCGCCACAAGCTGCCGGAGTTCTTCGGCGGGGCGGACGGCGTTTCGGTCGACAGCGACTGGTCGAGCGTCTACTTCATCCGCATGCGCGCGCAGGACAAGCCGGGTGTGCTCGCCAAGGTGGCGGGGTGTATGGCGGGGCACGACGTGGGCATCGCCTCGATGGTGCAGAAGGGCGAACCCGACGCGGAGGGCCGCGTACAGCTCGTGTTTGTGACGCATAGCGCCCATGAACGGGCGGTACGCGCGGCGCTCGCGGAGGTGGAACGCTCCGGCGAGACGAGCGTGCGCAGCGTCATCCGCGTGGAAGGAATTGAATGA
- a CDS encoding S24 family peptidase: MTAQELARRLKEARVAAGLTQLQAACAIGRPQQTLGGWENARSQPDIETLTALMRLYRVNAAAFLGFEAEVFGLPEIRLIQKYRSLDRHGRRMVDFALQEEAARLRDADDATAVRLLPFRISDQPAAAGTGVYLGPESFHTIYVNADALPRRAAFGVPVRGDSMEPVYHDGDILIVSSEQPRVGEVGVFTLDGSGYVKKLGEGVLLSLNPAYGPIPMDESIRCNGKVIGVLEKNEVKQS, from the coding sequence ATGACGGCGCAGGAACTGGCGCGCAGATTAAAGGAAGCGCGCGTCGCCGCGGGGCTCACGCAGTTGCAGGCCGCATGCGCGATCGGTCGGCCACAGCAGACCTTGGGGGGCTGGGAGAATGCGCGTTCGCAGCCGGACATCGAGACGCTGACGGCGCTGATGCGCCTGTACCGCGTGAATGCAGCCGCGTTCCTCGGCTTTGAAGCTGAGGTATTCGGCCTGCCCGAAATTCGCCTGATACAAAAATATCGTTCGCTCGATCGACATGGGCGGCGAATGGTGGACTTTGCCCTGCAGGAAGAGGCGGCGCGCCTGCGGGATGCGGACGACGCGACGGCGGTGCGTCTGCTGCCCTTTCGCATTTCCGACCAACCCGCGGCCGCGGGCACGGGCGTGTACCTCGGGCCGGAGAGCTTCCACACGATTTACGTCAACGCCGACGCGCTGCCCAGGCGGGCGGCTTTCGGCGTGCCGGTGCGCGGGGACAGCATGGAGCCTGTCTACCACGACGGCGACATCCTGATCGTCTCCAGCGAACAGCCGCGTGTGGGTGAAGTCGGCGTGTTTACGCTGGATGGCAGCGGCTACGTCAAAAAGCTCGGCGAGGGAGTGCTTCTTTCGTTGAATCCCGCTTACGGCCCGATTCCCATGGACGAGAGCATCCGCTGCAACGGCAAGGTGATCGGGGTGCTTGAAAAGAACGAAGTAAAGCAATCGTGA
- a CDS encoding ATP-binding cassette domain-containing protein, giving the protein MIEVSHLTKRYGQHVAVDDISFTIEPGKIYGFLGPNGAGKSTTMNIMTGCLAATAGSVKIDGHDIFEEPLEAKRRLGYLPEQPPVYADMTVRDYLHFVAEVRRIPPRERKDRIAAAMARTGVADVSERLIRNLSKGYRQRVGLAQAILGDPEFVVLDEPTVGLDPKQIIEIRDLIKSLGREHTVLLSSHIMQEIGAVCDYILIISRGQLVASGTPEELEARALHGHAVNLTVRAAEPQLSNALKGLGVRVEKVCASQDEPGALDAVLWWDGEEDRREAIFYALASARLPVLAMAAERMSLEAVFLQMTADAEHPAESENGQGAADANKSEEKGAAENGSDL; this is encoded by the coding sequence TTGATCGAGGTTTCACATCTGACCAAACGGTATGGACAGCATGTGGCCGTGGACGACATTTCCTTCACCATCGAGCCCGGGAAGATATACGGTTTCCTGGGGCCGAACGGCGCGGGCAAATCCACGACCATGAACATCATGACGGGGTGTCTGGCCGCGACGGCGGGGTCGGTGAAGATCGACGGGCACGACATCTTTGAGGAACCCCTGGAGGCCAAGCGCCGCCTGGGCTACCTGCCGGAGCAGCCGCCGGTATACGCGGACATGACGGTGCGCGATTACCTGCACTTCGTCGCGGAGGTCAGGCGCATCCCGCCAAGGGAGCGAAAAGACCGAATTGCCGCCGCGATGGCGCGAACGGGCGTGGCGGACGTCTCCGAGCGCCTCATCCGCAACCTTTCCAAGGGCTATCGCCAGCGCGTCGGGCTGGCGCAGGCTATTTTGGGCGATCCGGAGTTCGTCGTGCTGGACGAGCCGACCGTCGGTTTGGACCCGAAGCAGATCATCGAGATCCGCGATCTGATTAAGTCGCTGGGGCGCGAGCACACAGTGCTGCTTTCCAGCCACATCATGCAGGAGATCGGCGCCGTGTGCGACTACATCCTCATCATTTCACGGGGGCAGCTTGTGGCCAGCGGCACCCCGGAGGAGCTGGAGGCGCGCGCGCTGCATGGGCATGCGGTCAACCTGACCGTGCGTGCCGCCGAGCCGCAGCTCTCGAACGCGCTGAAGGGGCTCGGCGTGCGGGTGGAAAAGGTCTGTGCCTCGCAGGATGAGCCGGGCGCGCTGGATGCGGTGCTTTGGTGGGATGGGGAGGAGGATCGGCGCGAGGCGATTTTCTACGCGCTCGCCAGTGCGCGCCTGCCGGTTCTCGCGATGGCGGCGGAGCGCATGAGCCTGGAAGCGGTCTTCCTGCAGATGACCGCGGACGCAGAGCATCCGGCGGAGTCCGAAAACGGACAGGGCGCGGCGGACGCGAATAAATCGGAGGAAAAGGGGGCGGCGGAAAATGGGAGCGATCTATAA